TGAGCAGCTCCTCGTAGCGCTGCAGGGACATAGCAGGGTTTAGCTGTTGCACCAGGTGGTGCTGTGCCAGCATGTGCTCCAGCCCCTTTATTTCTGCTAGCTTAAAGCCTGCACTGGCCGGTAGCTGCTCGTTCCTCATAAGGTATAAATTACTAAACGTATGGCTGTGTTTATAAGCGATATCAGTGCAACATTGGGTTAAACAAAGATAGGCTTCTGACGCCATTATACCAGTTAAAAGTATAATTTAGAAGGTTTAAGCATAGTACTCTGGAAAGAATCGGTTTAAAAGTGTTAAATTTTGAAACAATACTGCCCGGCAATACCGTTAGAATACAAGAAGAACGGAGGGTATGAAGGTATTAAAGAATATTAAGTTGGATAAATATAATTTCTATAATAACGAGGCGATGCGGAAGATCTTCAGTGTAGGATACGAAGACCTTACCACACTTGTCTACTACCAGGATAAAAAGAATAAGTTTATCCTGGTAGTGGCCAAAGACGACCCGCCTTTGATATTAGAGAAGAAGATTACCCGGGCAGAAGCGTTCCGGTTAATGAATACCCGGCCTTGAACGCCGGGTATTTTTGTTTTAAAGAGTACCGTTTCGCTATACTGCAGCTGTACCAAGGATGCGCCCGGCTGCTACGTAGTTTTTGCGTGGTGCTAAGTATAAGTTGTATTGTAGCAATCTTTTTGATATTTTATGGTATAAAGTGAGCGGCTGCCGGCACTTTTTTGTAGCTTGTTTTGGTCTATAGAATAGCCAAAGAAGTAACAAGTATGTCAGAACAAGAAACCATGTCGGATGTAAACCAGGTGCAGCACATGTTTCTGCACGTGGAGAGCAGCGATGCTATATGTATGCTGAACATAGCCGGCCACCCCTACCGCCTGCGCGAGCTGATCTTTATGATGGTGCAAAACGGCTGCCGCGTGATGCAAAGCAATGCCGATAAGTATAAAACCTTTGTCTACGACAAGGAAACCGTGGAGATCTACGATTTCCTGAGCTCTATTGTGAAAGCCAAGTTTTTGTAAGCAGCTTAAGGGCAGGTTAAAAACAAAAGAGGCACCCCGACGGAGTGCCTCTTTTGTTTAATGGTTGTTTATGTTAAAGTTGTTTGATCTCAATTTCGCGGGGCTGGCCTGCTGCCTCGTGGTAAGGCAATCTTACCTGCAACTGGCCCTCCTGGTACACAGCCTCGATGCGGCCCAGGTCTACCTGCGGCGGCAGCATAAACGTCTTGTTAAAGAGCGGCACAGCCAGGCTCGGGTTTTCCGGGTTTTGCAAAGCCGAGAGCACGATGAGCTGGTTATTATTAAGTATTACGCGGAATGATTCGGGGTTTACACCGGCCGCCCATACTTGTATCACAGCGCCTTTCTTATATTTCTTTATCGCCACGGAGGTCTCGCTTATGCCTCCACCCACGGTATTCAGCAGGTCGATCTGCTGGGCAAGGTTTCGTAGCAGTTCTTTATCTTTTATCAGTTTCATTTCTTTCTCCTCTTTCTTTAGCTGAGAAGAATAATGCAAATGCGGTGCCAGAACGCGCGGCTTGCTTGGGCTGCTAATTCAAAAGTGGAGCTATGTCATTATGGCCTGATCAGGTATAAAGCTGCCTGCGGGTATAGTCAGAATGTCAGCTGCTGTCGTTCTATAATGCAATTAGCGGTTGGTGCCGGCTGCTTTTTTATAGGTGCGCGGCTTTGGCCTTCTTCCTGCGGGAGGGCTGCTTGCGGGCAGTAGCAGGGGCAAAGTATAACGAAGCAGGTGCTGGCCCGTACATACAACACATGAACCAAAACTTAAAGCTATGAAAAGAATAACATTTGCCGCTATGGTGGTAGCAACTGCCCTGATGAGCGCATGTAATAACCCCGATACCGGCGTAAAAGAAGATACGCC
This window of the Pontibacter liquoris genome carries:
- a CDS encoding Hsp20/alpha crystallin family protein, which produces MKLIKDKELLRNLAQQIDLLNTVGGGISETSVAIKKYKKGAVIQVWAAGVNPESFRVILNNNQLIVLSALQNPENPSLAVPLFNKTFMLPPQVDLGRIEAVYQEGQLQVRLPYHEAAGQPREIEIKQL